Part of the Hyphomicrobiales bacterium genome, ACTTCACCTAGACGCACTTTCATTAAGCATTGGACTAAGTTTCCCACAAACAAGCCTAAATCCGACATTGACAAGTCGCGGGCAAATCATCGTGTTTAGCGAATAAAGATCACCTTCAACCCAAGAGGAAACACGATGCCACGTTCTAAAGCCGCTCAAAAACACATTGTCTATTGGCGGGACATTCCAGCGCAAGTTATTTGCAAGGCTGGAAGAACAACAGCAAAGCGCGAACTCGATAAACGTTTCATCACGGCGATTGACGCTTGCGCGATGCGCACTGGTCTCGATCAATCTGATGCTTACTTAGAGCAATGGCGGA contains:
- a CDS encoding virulence factor, which gives rise to MPRSKAAQKHIVYWRDIPAQVICKAGRTTAKRELDKRFITAIDACAMRTGLDQSDAYLEQWRKSDPIPCGEDLEAEAEQAAAELDAAYTKERVKNLVHAGGFEDGPQDG